In Silvanigrella paludirubra, one DNA window encodes the following:
- a CDS encoding phosphatase PAP2 family protein, which produces MKKEIIRFYIINLFFILFIVFSINFLDKKIVYLMNDINAHSNQFHFILFYKIPKWITYIPYILFGLSPLMIVFVAFNLWFKNAIKKIHIALFLLSITLNIALGMKVIFKFIFSRNNVFYFLKTNNDNFKWFQDFHSLSAFPSGHTIIVVSASSLFYLIYPKYKIIYFTASFLTVLSLILLKYHFLSDILFSIYLGTLISFFVYFSFKYFAKKEYTQNI; this is translated from the coding sequence ATGAAAAAAGAAATAATAAGGTTCTATATTATAAACCTTTTTTTTATTCTATTTATTGTTTTTTCTATTAATTTTTTAGATAAAAAAATTGTTTATTTAATGAATGATATTAATGCACATTCAAATCAATTTCATTTTATTCTATTTTATAAAATTCCTAAATGGATAACTTATATTCCATATATTTTATTTGGTTTATCTCCTTTAATGATTGTTTTTGTAGCATTTAATTTATGGTTTAAAAACGCAATTAAAAAAATCCATATTGCTTTGTTTTTATTATCAATAACCTTAAATATTGCACTAGGGATGAAAGTTATATTTAAATTTATTTTTAGTCGTAATAATGTATTTTATTTTTTAAAAACAAATAATGATAATTTTAAATGGTTTCAAGACTTTCATTCTTTATCAGCTTTTCCATCTGGTCATACTATAATAGTAGTTTCTGCTTCGTCTCTATTCTATTTAATTTACCCTAAATATAAAATAATTTATTTTACTGCTTCTTTTTTAACTGTTCTTTCCTTAATTTTATTAAAATATCATTTTTTAAGTGATATTTTATTTTCTATTTATTTGGGTACACTTATAAGTTTTTTTGTATATTTTTCATTTAAATATTTCGCAAAAAAAGAATATACTCAAAATATTTAA
- a CDS encoding response regulator, whose translation MATKSILIVDDAAETRIFLKGIINSLGFAHFEAKSGIDALKILNDHMIDLVILDVLMPNFDGYQTLEFINKLKQKQDIKVVFLTGKKGELDQAKIDELKPDDLIHKTVEIQVLKTKLKKLLDGSIPPTKPPIASPVASQTQAPIAPPPVSAPTPAAAKPAAPTPAQPAPKPAAPAESKLDLAAKITNMPIELDIKIIKLTQSGITFSAKFQFKEGAQLSIDCQKAAAALKKTGELSVKVLKCTPEADLYIVNTQHT comes from the coding sequence GTGGCTACCAAATCTATATTAATTGTTGATGATGCTGCCGAAACAAGAATTTTTTTAAAAGGAATTATCAATTCTTTAGGATTTGCTCACTTTGAAGCAAAAAGTGGAATAGATGCTTTAAAAATTTTAAATGACCACATGATTGACCTTGTGATTTTAGATGTCTTAATGCCAAACTTTGATGGCTATCAAACACTCGAATTTATAAATAAATTAAAACAAAAACAAGATATTAAAGTTGTCTTTTTAACTGGAAAAAAAGGGGAATTAGATCAGGCTAAAATTGACGAATTAAAACCCGATGATCTCATACATAAAACGGTAGAAATTCAGGTTCTAAAAACAAAACTTAAAAAGTTACTTGATGGTAGCATTCCTCCTACAAAACCACCGATAGCATCTCCTGTAGCCTCACAGACACAAGCACCAATTGCGCCTCCTCCAGTAAGTGCACCAACCCCAGCGGCAGCAAAACCTGCAGCACCGACTCCTGCACAACCAGCACCAAAACCAGCTGCTCCTGCAGAATCAAAATTAGACTTAGCTGCAAAAATAACAAATATGCCTATTGAACTAGACATCAAAATAATTAAGTTAACACAATCAGGAATTACTTTTTCTGCTAAGTTTCAATTTAAAGAAGGGGCTCAACTTTCCATTGATTGTCAAAAGGCAGCAGCAGCACTAAAGAAAACGGGAGAATTAAGTGTAAAAGTTTTAAAATGCACTCCCGAAGCTGATCTTTATATTGTAAATACTCAACACACTTGA
- a CDS encoding Hpt domain-containing protein: protein MSTTSLLDEEIINSMKELGNGDEEFSNRLLIVQLMSVYLDNLQERIKELTLAMQNSDAAIIERSAHTLKSSSRLIGLVSLSEDCQLLEDIGFSKKLDGAQDIFNRIDSTCKKVPEVLKNKIKELEAS from the coding sequence ATGAGTACAACATCACTTTTAGATGAAGAAATAATAAATAGTATGAAAGAATTGGGCAATGGAGATGAAGAGTTCTCAAATAGACTCTTAATTGTTCAATTAATGTCTGTTTATTTAGATAACTTACAAGAACGAATTAAAGAATTAACTCTTGCAATGCAAAATAGTGACGCTGCTATCATAGAGCGATCCGCTCATACATTAAAATCAAGCTCTAGACTAATTGGTTTGGTTTCTTTATCTGAAGATTGCCAATTATTAGAAGACATCGGATTTTCAAAAAAGCTAGATGGAGCCCAAGATATTTTCAATAGAATAGATTCAACATGTAAAAAAGTTCCTGAAGTTTTAAAAAATAAAATTAAAGAACTAGAAGCTTCTTAA
- a CDS encoding tetratricopeptide repeat protein, with amino-acid sequence MAANVIELSSDMNFIVVDDAPASREGIVKSLKTLGFKNVFEGVSEGEALKFLQEKNFDFIICEKDMRQINGLEFLTEVRENVEIKRTPILMVGPELTKDEMLRFPEAAPDGYLRIPFVMKDLSSQISQTLVKYRDINNIEVEYELARYLYISGEYENALEAYKSISLRNLSSARAFVGIARCHRALGNIPEAEKNLRLAMQNNKNYVQAYFDLGVCLLASDRKQSAIKAFDQAISINPKNPIRYEEAANVLTRCELYEEAESYLMRAINMKIVYPKLYAQVGRNFLAQKKKDKALDFLQRAVEQDPKNPSFLNSIGICYKEMGKFEDSISSYNLALKITPTDVKIMYNKVLCLVNMKDYDRAKKVCQQILKYDPKFERAQQKILEIDKLNETPSEPKYRGVIPK; translated from the coding sequence ATGGCCGCCAACGTCATTGAGCTCTCATCAGATATGAATTTTATTGTTGTTGATGATGCACCCGCATCACGTGAAGGTATTGTAAAATCATTAAAAACGTTAGGTTTCAAAAATGTTTTTGAAGGGGTAAGCGAGGGCGAGGCTCTTAAATTTCTTCAAGAAAAAAATTTTGATTTTATCATTTGTGAAAAAGATATGAGGCAAATTAATGGACTTGAATTTTTAACAGAAGTCAGAGAAAATGTTGAAATTAAAAGAACTCCTATTTTAATGGTTGGACCTGAGCTCACAAAAGATGAGATGTTACGTTTTCCTGAAGCTGCGCCCGATGGCTATTTACGTATCCCTTTTGTTATGAAAGATCTTTCCTCACAAATTTCTCAAACGTTGGTTAAATACCGCGATATAAATAATATTGAAGTAGAGTATGAATTAGCTCGTTATTTATATATAAGTGGTGAATATGAAAATGCATTAGAAGCATATAAAAGTATTTCACTTAGAAATTTATCTTCTGCAAGAGCTTTTGTTGGAATTGCAAGATGCCATAGAGCTTTAGGTAACATACCTGAAGCGGAAAAAAACTTAAGACTAGCAATGCAAAATAATAAAAATTATGTACAAGCATATTTTGATTTAGGTGTTTGTTTATTAGCATCAGATAGAAAACAATCTGCAATTAAAGCATTTGATCAAGCCATAAGCATTAATCCAAAAAACCCGATTCGTTATGAAGAAGCGGCAAATGTGTTAACTCGCTGTGAACTTTATGAAGAAGCAGAAAGTTACCTTATGCGAGCAATTAATATGAAAATAGTTTATCCTAAACTATATGCTCAAGTAGGTAGAAATTTTCTAGCTCAAAAGAAAAAAGACAAAGCTCTCGATTTTTTACAAAGAGCAGTAGAACAAGATCCTAAAAATCCAAGTTTTTTAAATAGTATTGGAATCTGTTATAAAGAAATGGGTAAATTCGAAGATTCTATTTCAAGCTATAATTTGGCTTTAAAAATTACACCTACTGACGTAAAAATTATGTATAATAAAGTTCTTTGTTTAGTTAATATGAAAGACTATGACAGAGCTAAAAAAGTTTGCCAACAAATTTTAAAATATGATCCTAAATTTGAAAGAGCACAACAAAAAATTCTTGAAATTGATAAACTCAATGAAACTCCATCCGAACCAAAATATAGAGGGGTTATTCCAAAATAA
- a CDS encoding HNH endonuclease: protein MNLNSYEFADEEHIKREKAKVKAAKKSRWWQQKCASGLCYYCGKKFSFKELTLDHIVPLARFGTTTPGNVVPACRECNKNKGVDTPVDLLFKKNMID, encoded by the coding sequence ATGAATTTAAATAGTTATGAATTTGCAGATGAAGAACATATTAAAAGAGAAAAAGCCAAAGTAAAAGCCGCCAAAAAAAGTAGATGGTGGCAACAAAAATGTGCCTCTGGGTTATGCTACTATTGTGGAAAAAAATTTTCCTTTAAAGAACTTACGCTAGATCATATTGTTCCCTTAGCACGTTTTGGTACAACCACACCAGGCAATGTTGTACCAGCATGCCGAGAATGCAACAAAAATAAAGGAGTTGACACTCCTGTCGATCTTCTTTTTAAGAAAAATATGATAGACTAG
- a CDS encoding hybrid sensor histidine kinase/response regulator yields the protein MDLGKLNILVVEDDSDTQERIVREFNSLNFATTTASSFYEAKTIIQNSANNFDLFLIDIQLPDGDGFSLISEIRNKNKDALLIIMTGYINNKIMDKSNKIDCYEVIQKPFSIKNDIIPLAKKCLKNIYLKKENDYLNAQILHISKLAALGELSATVVHDIRGPLTMIQLTCEDIKDEMKKTDNNESFETNLNSHLSQITRACHKINKLVDHLRNYSRKDAQEEEESKSVIELIENSVFLVKQKIRNHNIKVEIKIDEKYNNAELICFPNKFEQVLMNLMSNACDAMKESSKKELKIKAFLDDNSFNISVNDTGSGIPEVVLPKIFDSFFTTKPKGEGTGLGLSIVKNIVKEHLGDLVLSSVVGEGTTFTIKLPISKLIIKPSSGGGPSPSRAA from the coding sequence ATGGACTTAGGAAAACTAAACATACTCGTGGTCGAAGATGATAGTGATACGCAGGAACGTATTGTTCGTGAGTTTAATTCACTCAATTTTGCCACGACAACGGCAAGTAGTTTTTATGAAGCCAAAACAATTATTCAAAACTCTGCTAATAATTTTGATCTTTTTTTAATTGATATTCAACTTCCGGATGGAGATGGATTTTCACTCATTAGTGAAATTCGTAATAAAAATAAAGATGCTTTATTAATCATAATGACTGGATATATTAACAATAAAATAATGGATAAATCGAACAAAATAGATTGCTACGAAGTAATTCAAAAGCCATTTTCTATAAAAAATGATATTATTCCATTAGCAAAAAAATGTTTAAAAAATATTTATTTAAAAAAAGAAAATGATTATTTAAATGCACAAATTCTTCATATTTCAAAACTTGCCGCATTAGGTGAGTTATCTGCAACAGTTGTTCATGATATTAGAGGACCTCTAACTATGATACAACTTACTTGCGAAGACATTAAAGACGAAATGAAGAAAACAGATAATAATGAATCTTTTGAAACTAATTTAAACTCACATTTATCTCAAATTACGAGAGCTTGTCATAAAATAAATAAACTTGTTGATCATCTCAGAAATTATTCAAGAAAAGATGCTCAAGAAGAGGAAGAAAGTAAAAGTGTAATTGAACTAATTGAAAATAGCGTTTTCTTAGTAAAACAAAAAATAAGAAATCATAATATTAAAGTTGAAATAAAGATTGATGAAAAATATAACAATGCAGAACTCATTTGTTTCCCAAATAAGTTTGAACAGGTTCTTATGAATTTAATGAGTAATGCTTGTGATGCTATGAAAGAATCATCTAAAAAAGAATTAAAAATTAAAGCATTTTTAGATGATAATTCGTTTAATATTTCTGTAAATGATACTGGATCTGGAATTCCAGAAGTAGTCCTTCCTAAAATTTTTGATAGTTTTTTTACAACAAAGCCCAAAGGTGAAGGTACAGGTTTAGGTTTAAGTATTGTAAAAAATATAGTAAAGGAACATTTGGGTGATTTAGTTTTAAGCTCAGTTGTTGGAGAAGGCACAACCTTTACAATAAAACTGCCAATTTCTAAATTAATTATTAAACCGTCCTCTGGTGGAGGACCTTCACCATCACGGGCAGCTTAG